A genomic region of Nymphalis io chromosome 3, ilAglIoxx1.1, whole genome shotgun sequence contains the following coding sequences:
- the LOC126780743 gene encoding angio-associated migratory cell protein: MRNEQEDTPPSSINGDEIGSMDDEGIYYEEMEEINLDDEDMDGIDYQEDMEMEKPEDHAIMVFDKHNGSIFCCDLHPSGKIAITGGEDDKAYVWSVETGQVVMDCTGHKDSVIFVGFSFDGAFVASVDMCGLIKVWKCNLEGNQQEPWPVVFEYEADDLSWGLWHFGARVLICGAVTGDIFIFKIPSGDTKVLQGHNIKTECGKMFHDGVRLAAGYEDGTVKIWDLKTCQMLQQVPAAIHQIRVTAIDTHPENSLVASIGTDGKIVLTTSNNGKVVAQLQTEIDLEVVAFSPDPQLDFLALGTLNGSVTVWDTARQMIRHHCAKSSDDVAAGVTKMIWVDDQLVTGCLDGSVRVYDARSGSRSLTLTGHWSEILDLSYNPKEKLILTTSDDGTARIFKYAVKLETD, from the exons ATGAGGAACGAGCAAGAAGATACACCACCTTCGTCTATAAATGGTGATGAAATTGGCAGTATGGATGATGAGGGTATATATTATGAAGAAATGGAAGAAATAAATCTGGATGATGAAGATATGGATGGGATAGATTACCAAGAAGACATGGAAATGGAAAAACCGGAAGACCATGCTATTATGGTATTCGATAAACACAATGGTTCCATATTTTGTTGTGATCTACATCCTAGTGGCAAGATTGCCATCACTGGGGGTGAGGATGATAAAGCTTATGTGTGGTCTGTAGAAACTGGTCAAGTTGTAATGGATTGTACTGGTCACAAGGATTCTGTTATTTTTGTCGGATTTAGCTTTGATGGGGCCTTTGTAGCCAGTGTTGATATGTGTGGACTAATAAAAGTTTGGAAATGTAATTTAGAAGGCAATCAACAAGAGCCCTGGCCAGTTGTATTTGAATATGAGGCAGATGATCTCAGTTGGGGACTATGGCACTTTGGAGCTCGAGTACTTATATGTGGTGCTGTTACTGgagacatatttatttttaaaataccatCGGGAGATACTAAAGTCTTGCAAGGTCATAATATTAAGACCGAATGTGGTAAG ATGTTTCATGATGGTGTTCGATTGGCGGCTGGATATGAAGATGGAACTGTTAAAATTTGGGATCTGAAAACATGCCAAATGTTACAACAAGTGCCTGCAGCGATACATCAAATACGTGTCACTGCCATAGATACCCATCCAGAAAATAGTCTTGTCGCATCAATAGGAACTGAtg gcAAAATCGTCCTGACAACATCAAATAATGGTAAAGTTGTTGCACAATTGCAAACGGAAATCGATTTAGAAGTCGTTGCCTTTTCACCAGATCCACAGCTGGACTTCCTCGCTTTAG GTACGTTAAATGGCTCCGTAACCGTATGGGACACGGCGCGGCAAATGATTCGTCACCATTGTGCTAAGTCTAGCGACGATGTGGCCGCCGGCGTGACGAAAATGATATGGGTAGACGACCAGTTAGTTACTGGCTGCCTCGACGGTTCCGTGCGTGTCTATGACGCAAGATCTGGCAGCCGGAGCCTCACGCTGACGGGACACTGGTCTGAAATACTTGACTTAAGCTACAATCCCAAGGAAAAACTCATATTGACCACTTCAGATGACGGCACTGCTAGAATATTCAAGTATGCAGTAAAATTGGAAACCGATTAA
- the LOC126780864 gene encoding 39S ribosomal protein L10, mitochondrial: MSSIKKALLQSPVPFLVAKRFRGKINVQKPRKPHFEKQLLIDISKPFYGPPKNSLPDIDLCTNKNPKFVKREIDNPFERILAKECLDWFNTSKMVVFLHVNSISMEDKTPIFAALKKNDMHLRTYGKKIVSMATKGTRYEVVNQLFTSHQNVIFGQPENAAKMFKILRKTQQLIVMGGIIQDKLLSKNDLLEFSKLPSLDIVRSQLCSVLQSAGSCLVGQLNQNQQMLVSHLEKHIEIQSNPTDNASTSKESES, from the exons ATGTCTTCTATTAAGAAAG CTTTGTTACAGAGTCCTGTGCCATTTTTGGTCGCTAAACGATTTCGtggaaaaataaatgtacagaAACCTCGTAAGCCACATTTTGAAAAGCAACTTTTGATTGATATATCAAAACCGTTCTATGGTCCACCAAAAAATTCATTACCTGACATAGACCTATGTACAAATAAGAATCCTAAATTTGTCAAAAGAGAAATTGATAATCCATTTGAAAGAATTTTAGCTAAAGAATGCTTGGATTGGTTTAACACATCTAAGATGGTTGTCTTTCTACATGTTAATTCAATAAGCATGGAAGATAAAACGCCGATTTTCGCAGCattgaaaaaaaatgatatgcaTTTAAGAACTTATGGTAAAAAAATAGTGAGCATGGCCACCAAAGGAACACGTTATGAAGttgttaatcaattatttaccTCTCACCAAAATGTTATATTTGGTCAACCTGAAAATGCagcaaaaatgtttaaaatacttCGGAAGACACAGCAATTAATTGTTATGG GGGGTATAATTCAAGATAAGTTATTATCAAAGAATGATTTGCTTGAATTTAGTAAATTGCCAAGTTTGGATATTGTAAGGAGTCAGCTTTGCTCTGTCCTGCAAAGTGCTGGATCATGTCTGGTAGGACAACTCAATCAGAATCAACAGATGCTTGTATCTCACCTCGAGAAACACATAGAAATTCAGTCCAATCCCACTGATAATGCAAGTACAAGTAAAGAGAGTGAATCTTAA
- the LOC126780674 gene encoding large neutral amino acids transporter small subunit 1, translating to MTKVSAAEGLTPKAMDVGESGDNTEGSNGGVRLKKELSLMNGVAIIVGVIVGSGIFVSPSLALKYAGSKGMALIVWILSGFLSMIGALCYAELGTMIPKSGGDYAYIGEAFGDLPAFLYLWVALFILVPTGNAITALTFAQNILKPLWPVCEPPADAVSLIAAVITCFLTALNCFNVKWVTRIQDSFTAAKILALLITFFASLWYLFSGHTENLESMMQGTITEPGNIAIAFYTGLFSYSGWNYLNFVTEELKEPYKNLPRAICISMPVVTLVYALTNVAYFAVLTNNEIRASEAVAVTFSEKILGVMSWIMPLFVALCTFGSLNGAIYASSRLFFVGARNGHLPLAISLIDIKRLTPVPSLIFMCLVTLVLLLSNNVESLIVYVTAVEALFILCSVAGLLWLRYTRADLQRPIRVNLLLPIAFLIICTFLVVFSCFTHPMEVGIGVAFIALGVPVFWVFIVWKDKPSWMLNACNSFNVFCSKMFLCLPEDSKDL from the exons atgaCGAAAGTATCAGCAGCTGAAGGTTTGACTCCGAAGGCCATGGATGTGGGTGAAAGTGGTGACAATACGGAGGGTTCAAATGGAGGGGTACGGTTGAAAAAGGAATTAAGTTTAATGAATGGTGTCGCCATAATTGTGGGAGTTATTGTGGGGTCTGGTATCTTTGTGTCCCCCAGTCTGGCCTTGAAATACGCAGGATCGAAAGGCATGGCACTCATAGTGTGGATACTGTCTGGATTCCTATCGATGATTGGAGCCCTATGTTATGCCGAATTAG gtACAATGATTCCAAAGTCAGGAGGTGACTATGCCTATATTGGAGAGGCGTTTGGAGATCTCCCAGCATTCCTCTACCTGTGGGTGGCGCTTTTCATCTTGGTGCCCACTGGCAACGCCATCACTGCACTCACTTTTGCTCAAAACATACTTAAGCCTCTATGGCCAGTTTGCGAACCGCCTGCAGATGCTGTGAGCCTTATAGCTGCTGTTATTACAT GTTTTTTGACAGCTCTTAACTGTTTCAACGTGAAATGGGTGACTCGTATCCAAGATTCCTTTACGGCGGCGAAAATATTAGCATTGCTTATAACATTCTTCGCCAGCTTATGGTACTTATTCTCTGGTCACACTGAGAACCTTGAATCCATGATGCAGGGAACTATTACTGAACCAGGAAATATTGCTATCGCTTTTTACACTGGTCTGTTCTCGTATTCTGGCtggaattatttgaattttgtcACGGAAGAACTGAAGGAGCCGTACAA AAACCTTCCACGCGCCATCTGTATTTCTATGCCGGTGGTGACTCTCGTCTATGCATTGACGAACGTTGCATATTTCGCTGTACTTACAAATAATGAGATCCGCGCCTCAGAAGCGGTGGCTGTAACCTTTAGTGAGAAAATCTTGGGTGTCATGTCCTGGATCATGCCTCTATTCGTGGCACTTTGTACTTTTGGATCTCTGAATGGAGCTATTTATGCATCATCAAGGCTATTCTTCGTCGGAGCAAGGAACGGACACTTGCCGTTGGCAATTTCTCTTATCGACATAAAACGTCTAACACCTGTACCATCACTTATTTTCATG tGCCTTGTGACGCTCGTGCTTCTGCTGTCCAACAACGTAGAGTCTCTGATCGTGTACGTGACCGCGGTGGAAGCTTTGTTTATCTTGTGCTCAGTGGCTGGACTCTTGTGGTTGCGGTACACTCGTGCTGACCTGCAACGGCCGATACGCGTCAACCTCCTTCTTCCAATAGCATTCCTAATAATTTGCACATTCCTTGTAGTCTTCTCCTGTTTTACTCACCCCATGGAAGTGGGAATCGGAGTCGCCTTCATAGCTCTCGGTGTTCCAGTATTTTGGGTGTTCATTGTATGGAAAGACAAACCCAGCTGGATGCTAAACGCATGCAACAGCTTTAACGTTTTCTGTTCCAAAATGTTCCTATGTCTGCCAGAAGACTCGAAAGATTTATGA